The genomic segment ATCAAGACTTAAGTCTACTAACGCTTCCTCTGTTCTTTCACAAGAACAGAAAGTTTTAGGGCAAAGATTTTCAGCAGATGTAACTTTTGAAGATGCCTTGGCTGTAGTAGACAACTTAGTGTTAACCGAAAGACGCAAACGCTTGTCTCCGCCTGAGATTCTTGTTATTAAAGCAGCTTGGGATGGAAAGGAGTATAAGGATGTAGCAAGCAATTCGACTTACAGTCTTAACTACTTGCAACGACGAGTAGCCTCTCCCCTGTGGAATATGCTTTCAACAACGATTGGAGATGGCGAACGAGTTGAAAAACAAAGCTTGCGGTATTTTTTAGAGAGAGTAACAAAAAAGTATCAGTTTCAAGATGCCATACATGAAGAACAAACATACTCTGCTAAGAATCGGATACAAGTGATTGGAAGTAAATCACCTGATGTGTCCAGTTTTTATGGTCGTGTACAAGAACTAATACATTTAAAAGAGTTAGCGATTAAGCAAAGATGCATATTGCTAGTAGGGGCAGCAGGAATTGGCAAAAGCGCATTAGCAGCAAAACTATTAGAAGAACTTAGTTTGGAGTGTCAACCTAGATTCGATTGTTTAATCTGGAAATCGGTGGCCCACGCACCATTAGTTCAAGACTTAGTAGGTGATTTGATAGAGTTAATCCAACCCACAGAAATATCTTCAAGCTTGCCTGAGCATACACAGTCCATGATTTCGATATTGATCAAGCAGTTGCAATCACGTCGCTGCTTGCTCGTATTGGATGCATCTGAAGCTTTATTTCAAACAAGTAACTTTCAGTATCGACGAGACTATGGATTATTTTTTCGTCGTTTAACAGAGGAGCTGTGTCAAAGCTGCGTAATCATAACTAGTCGAGTTTTTCCTGATGAAATTGAGAGTCTAATAGCAGCTGAATTACCTGTCGATTTTCTTAGAGTTGAAGGGTTAGAGGCAGACGCTGCGTTACAGCTTTTATCTAGCAAAGGATTAATAGATAAAGAAAAATGCAATGATTTAATCAAAACTTATAGAGGTAATCCTTCAGAATTAAAAGCAGTAATTAATCGCATTCATCACTTTTTTGGAGGTAGCACCGAAAAGTTTTTTGAAAACCCAACTACATTAGTTAGTGACCAGTTTCAAGAAATGCTGAATTATCTATTTAGTCAATTATTGAGCAAAATTCAGAAGCGAATTATGATTTATTTAACAGAGGAAGTAACTTTAAATTCACAATACGTTGGCTTTGCTAAACTATTAAATGACATGAATCGTGAACCGCAAACGTCAGTTTCAAAATTTGAGCTAATTAAGGCATTAGAGGTACTTGAAAAACACTCATTAATTGAAACTATTAAAGACCCTATTACAGAAGAAATCAGCTTTAATTTAGAACCAGTGGTAAAAAAGTATATTAAAACAGATCCACAAGGATGGGTATACACATCCAAAGCTTCATCCAATTTCCCAATCGCATCATAACAGAGGTATTCATGATTACAGGAAAACTAGAGATTACCGCAAAAATCAACGAACTCCCTCAACCCAAGATACTGGAGAATAGCTGGCAGCAATTTGATATTGACTGTGACGGACGAATCATATCAGTTACAAAACCCAAAGTTTGGAAGAAATTGACTGACACTGTTAGTAATTACCCCCAAATATATAGCAACAATCACTCTTCAACTCGGTCAGCAAACAGACAACAGCTTCGTATTGGATAAACCTAATGATATACAAAAAGTAAGTTTTTCAGCGCAAGCCTAAACCAGAAGTAACAGCCACGCCTGGTACTGCTTGAGCCAGGGTAATCACACCCTACACAGAAAGAGGTGCTACCAACCCTCGATTACCCCTAAAGCAATCCTTAGCAAATATGGAGGTCACAAGTAAAAATCAAAACGACACTAGATACCAGAAGACCAGAAGTTCTGTAAGATCAAAACGAACAACAAATGGAGGGAGATACACAACACCAAAAATTTAAAGGACAAAATGCCACTAAAGAGTAGGCGCTTTGTCCAAGGCTCAAAAAACCGAATAATTTCAGAGCGGGGTTATCTCAAAGCAACCAAAGCAGTGGTAGTTAAAGTTTGGCGACTTGTTTCCACTGACTGGTAAAAAGAGATTAAGTCCACGCTGCTTCTTGTATTATACGAGAAGCCGCACGAAACTCACCAGTTTCGTGTGGCAATTTTTGTTGTTGAAATTCATAAGTTTCTGTAAAGTTAAGTTTGATTAAGAAATATCCCGAATTTTGTAGCAAAAAATAGTAGCAGCGCGAATAACAGTTATCAGTTACCAGTTATCAATAAGGAGTAGACCTTTATTTGATAACTGTTAACTGTTGACTGATAACTGATACAACCCCCTCTGAGCTTGTCAACCAAGTTATCAGGGGATAAATATAGTGAAAAACAGAGAACGCCCCAAGAGCGCGGTGTTAGAGCGCATGGGGTCGAGTGCAGCTTTCGCACGGCAATTTTGTGCTGTGACGAAGGGAAATTTTCGGAATATTCAGGCTAATAGTCTGGCAAGTCAACT from the Nostoc sp. C052 genome contains:
- a CDS encoding NACHT domain-containing protein, with product MDFSAESRLKSTNASSVLSQEQKVLGQRFSADVTFEDALAVVDNLVLTERRKRLSPPEILVIKAAWDGKEYKDVASNSTYSLNYLQRRVASPLWNMLSTTIGDGERVEKQSLRYFLERVTKKYQFQDAIHEEQTYSAKNRIQVIGSKSPDVSSFYGRVQELIHLKELAIKQRCILLVGAAGIGKSALAAKLLEELSLECQPRFDCLIWKSVAHAPLVQDLVGDLIELIQPTEISSSLPEHTQSMISILIKQLQSRRCLLVLDASEALFQTSNFQYRRDYGLFFRRLTEELCQSCVIITSRVFPDEIESLIAAELPVDFLRVEGLEADAALQLLSSKGLIDKEKCNDLIKTYRGNPSELKAVINRIHHFFGGSTEKFFENPTTLVSDQFQEMLNYLFSQLLSKIQKRIMIYLTEEVTLNSQYVGFAKLLNDMNREPQTSVSKFELIKALEVLEKHSLIETIKDPITEEISFNLEPVVKKYIKTDPQGWVYTSKASSNFPIAS